Proteins co-encoded in one Ooceraea biroi isolate clonal line C1 chromosome 9, Obir_v5.4, whole genome shotgun sequence genomic window:
- the LOC105279049 gene encoding peroxiredoxin — MLRLFASQGGKLLVAATGSLARAGNASLNAECVRGFTVSSKLLGGWPEIQKPAPDFCGTAVVKGDFKEIKLSDYKGKYVVLFFYPLDFTFVCPTEIIAFSEKVPEFEALNAQVIGVSTDSHFSHLAWINTPRKQGGLGGDLGYPLLSDFNKEISSRYNVLLQDSGVALRGLFIIDREGVLRQLSVNDLPVGRSVDETLRLIRAFQFVEKHGEVCPANWQPDSKTIKPNPKDSKQYFESVN, encoded by the exons ATGTTGCGATTATTCGCCTCGCAAGGTGGAAAACTG CTGGTCGCTGCGACTGGCTCGTTGGCGAGAGCGGGCAACGCGTCGCTGAATGCGGAATGCGTCCGCGGCTTCACAGTGAGCTCGAAGCTGCTGGGCGGCTGGCCGGAGATCCAGAAACCGGCGCCGGACTTCTGCGGCACCGCGGTGGTCAAGGGTGACTTCAAGGAGATCAAGCTGAGCGACTACAAGGGCAAATACGTCGTCCTGTTCTTCTACCCGCTGGATTT CACGTTCGTCTGCCCAACGGAGATCATAGCGTTCAGCGAGAAGGTCCCCGAGTTCGAGGCCCTGAACGCCCAGGTGATCGGAGTGTCGACGGACTCGCACTTCAGCCACCTGGCGTGGATCAACACGCCGAGGAAGCAGGGCGGCCTCGGCGGGGACCTGGGCTACCCCCTTCTCAGCGACTTCAACAAGGAGATATCGAGCAGGTACAACGTCCTGCTGCAAGACTCGGGAGTCGCGCTCAGGGGCCTCTTCATCATAGACAGGGAGGGAGTCCTGCGGCAGCTCAGCGTCAACGACCTGCCGGTCGGCAGAAGCGTCGACGAGACCCTCAGGCTGATCAGGGCCTTCCAGTTCGTCGAGAAGCACGGCGAGGTGTGCCCCGCCAACTGGCAGCCCGACTCCAAGACCATCAAGCCCAACCCGAAGGACAGCAAACAGTACTTCGAGTCAGTGAATTGA